AGATGCCGTTAGGAATACTGCCTACAATGCCGGTATCTATTGGTATGGGAAGCATTCGCAAAGAGGAATTGGCACCGTATTAGGATTAGGGCTTTCAGTAAGAGATTTTCATAAGGATGGAGTTCCTACATACGTTGGAGGATACCTGTCTTTTGGAATAAATTTCTAATATGAAGCCATAGAATATTCTCCCGCATATAATGTTGGAGATTCATTACCAATAGCTTAGAGCTTATAAAACAGAAAAACAGAGAGGTCGGAAATAGCTGACCTCTCTGTTTTTGTTATAATGGTAAAGGTATATACAAACAATGTTTCTTTTAAGTTTGCATCCCGATATGAAGCATTTTTATTCTGCCGACTTCACGTCCTTGATAACGGAAACACAGAGTGCGCCGAGCACCAACGCCACGCCTGCAACAATCATCATATTGCTCTGCACGCCACCTACGACAGTAAGAATTGCTCCGCCCACGACGGCTGCTACAATCTGTGGGATACAGATGGTGCCGTTGAACAAGCCGAGATAGGCTCCCATGTGGCCGTAGCCTTCCAAAGCATTGGTAACGAAAGTGAAAGGCATTGCAAGCATCGCAGCCCAAGCGCATCCGATGAGGACGAACGGAACGAACATCATATACTGGTCGTGAACGAATGCCGTCATTGCGAAACCTATGCCGCCGAGTATCAGCGAAAGGGAATAGGCGAGCTTACGGTTCTTGAACTGCGGCAGAATCATTGCCCAGACCACAGAGCCGATGGCCTGAACGGCAAACAGCACGCCCACCCAGTTGCCTGCTTCCTGATAGCCCTTGCTTGCAACGTCTGTCGTGTCCCAGCAGTTGGCAGCCACGGTGCCGTTGGTGTAGGTCCACATATACATAAATGCAAACCAAGAGAAGAACTGCACGAGTCCCACCTTCCAGAATGTAGCCGGAGCGTTCTTCAGCAAGTCTATCCAGTTTGCCTTCGATTCATTGTCCGTTTCCGTAAGACTGTGGTATTCTGCATATTCCTTCGGAGGCATTTCCTTTACCTTCGCCGTGGTGTAAAGCACGCAGAGGATGAGGATTGCGGCACCGACGTAGAATGAATAGATAACCGAATCGGGCACAACGCCGCTCGGAGCCGTGTTGGCAATGCCGATGGCTGTGAAGAAGAACGGGAACACGTAGCCCACGAGCGAACCTGCATTGCAGAGGAAACTCTGAATGGAGTAGGCGAGGCCTTTCTGCTTCTCGTTCACTTGATCGCCCACGAGCATCTTGAACGGCTGCATCGCCATATTGATACTGGTATCGAGGAACATCAGGGCTATCAGTCCGAATATCATAGCCGTGGAGACGGTCATTCCGAACGAACCGGAGTTGGGCAGAAGGCACATTACGAGCACGGCAACGGCTGCACCCACGAAGAGATAGGGAATGCGGCGGCCGAAGCGGGTCCAAGTCTTATCGGAGAGCGTGCCTACGATAGGCTGCACGATGATGCCCATCAGCGGAGGAAGAATCCAGAAATAACTCAAATTGTGAGGGTCTGCTCCCAATGTTGCGAAAATACGTGAGATGTTTGCACTCTGAAGTGCGTAAGCAATTTGCACACCGAAGAATCCGAAGCTCAGATTCCATAGTTGCCAAAAACTTAAATTTGGTCTTTGTTTCATATCTTTAGTTGAATAATCGTTATGTTCTATGCTTTTTTATCGTGTTGTTCCCCTGACAATGAGCCTTGTCCGTACCACGCGTTTCTCGACTGCGTCCATAGCCAAGGCTCCTTCCACCTTTTCTATGAGAATGTTGGCAGCCTCTTCGCCTACCCGGAGACCACGCTGTTCAACCGTGGTCAGCATTGGTTCGCAGGCAGTTGCACGCTCGCCGTTCGTGAATCCACAGATGGAAATATCGTCGGGAATGTGATAGCCGAGTCGTTTGCACGAGTAGAGAATGCCGATGGCAGTATCGTCGTTCACGGCGAAGAACGCATCGGGAGGCGTCGGCAGCAGCATCACGTCGGGGGTGATTGCCTCTGCGTCGGTACGGTTGTCGCATATTCTTATGAGCGACTCATCAGGCTTTAGTCCGTGCTTGAGCAATGCGTCGCGATAGCCGTTGTAGCGGTTCTTTCCGATTTCCAAATTGAGCGACGTTCCGTAGTAGGCAATGCGCGAACAGCCGCTGTCTATCAGGTGGGTAACGGCTGCAAACGCACCCATATAGTCGTCTACGACTACTCTGCTCGCATTCACACCCGTGCTGATACGGTC
The Prevotella sp. HUN102 genome window above contains:
- a CDS encoding SLC45 family MFS transporter — encoded protein: MKQRPNLSFWQLWNLSFGFFGVQIAYALQSANISRIFATLGADPHNLSYFWILPPLMGIIVQPIVGTLSDKTWTRFGRRIPYLFVGAAVAVLVMCLLPNSGSFGMTVSTAMIFGLIALMFLDTSINMAMQPFKMLVGDQVNEKQKGLAYSIQSFLCNAGSLVGYVFPFFFTAIGIANTAPSGVVPDSVIYSFYVGAAILILCVLYTTAKVKEMPPKEYAEYHSLTETDNESKANWIDLLKNAPATFWKVGLVQFFSWFAFMYMWTYTNGTVAANCWDTTDVASKGYQEAGNWVGVLFAVQAIGSVVWAMILPQFKNRKLAYSLSLILGGIGFAMTAFVHDQYMMFVPFVLIGCAWAAMLAMPFTFVTNALEGYGHMGAYLGLFNGTICIPQIVAAVVGGAILTVVGGVQSNMMIVAGVALVLGALCVSVIKDVKSAE
- a CDS encoding LacI family DNA-binding transcriptional regulator — translated: MKEGANLTMKDIARELGVSVATVSRALKDSPRISLEKREEIKRYAREHNFFPNMLAETLRKSKVQPLKIIGVIVPKFAHYYFSSVLAGIEEEASARGYRIMVAQSDEKYEKEVKICKSFYENKVCGIIVSQAKDTQKYDHFQYLINQGVPLVFYDRISTGVNASRVVVDDYMGAFAAVTHLIDSGCSRIAYYGTSLNLEIGKNRYNGYRDALLKHGLKPDESLIRICDNRTDAEAITPDVMLLPTPPDAFFAVNDDTAIGILYSCKRLGYHIPDDISICGFTNGERATACEPMLTTVEQRGLRVGEEAANILIEKVEGALAMDAVEKRVVRTRLIVRGTTR